Sequence from the Erythrolamprus reginae isolate rEryReg1 chromosome 2, rEryReg1.hap1, whole genome shotgun sequence genome:
tttCCCAGGAgaaatataagtatattattgagATTCTATAGTAAATTGCTAAATGTAGAAGCAGCAATAGCCAGATCTGTTTTATTATTTGCACCCTATAGTGGTACATCTGATTTGTTTGCCACATGTTCCAAGAATGATATTCGAGTATGGTATACACCTGAAAATAAGGAGCTGCTACGGATTACGGTCCCCAACATGACTTGTCATGCCATCGATTTCATGCGGGATGGCAAAAGCATCATTTCAGGTGAAAACATTTTAGAATGTCTGGCTTATTGAAGGACTGTATCAATTATGAATTCTTCTGTTTTAAGTAGTCATTCTGTAATTAACCAAAACTATTAAAGCCAATCCAGCATTTGTTCTTAACTGCAAAATGATTTGGCTGCGTTAAGAGAAGGTAAAGTTGCAGTAGTAGTGGGTTCGCATACACAAAAGAGTTCTGGGCGGGTGGACGGAGCTTCCTGCTACCAGTGCTACCGATTCTTAGAActaggccaaactgggagcaacccaccactgggttgCAGGATAGAGATGAACCACTAAATTGAACTGTAATTCTCAACTTTGGTTTCATAAACTGCTTAATCCCTGCGGGTTTATACTGTGTGTAGCCTTGTTTACTTAAATAGAAATTGCTGAGGCTCACCTCATGATAAGAGATAAAATATGTTTTATCCATCATCTACATATTTTTCTTAAAAGGAGTAGATTCTTCAAATTATCTGTTCTTGAGATTGAACAATCAGCTGTTCTGACCATTACAGAAATCTTACtttaggagggagaaaaagaagaaagatattGCTCTTAGTAAACTTCTTTTATTTTGTGTTAGCTTGGAATGATGGAAAAATCCGTGCCTTCACCCCAGAAACTGGGCAGCTGATATACGTGGTCGAGCATGCTCACAGTATGGGCGTCACAGCTGTGGCTACCACAAGTGACTGCAAAAGAATAATCAGTGGAGGTGGTGAAGGTCAGGTAAAGAGTCCGAAAAAATGATGTGCATTGTAGATTTCATTAACATATATGTCTTTCTGTTCTGAATATAATATTAAATGATAATTCAGCCATGCTAGATACAACTTGAGTAGTGATTATTATTAAACATACTATACTTCTATGCtgctacaattaaaaaaaaacagcaataGGTTGGTTGGTCACCTAAATAAAAACCAGATGTAACATTTTCGTTAAAAGAGGGTGAGAGATATAAGTTAATGTTTAATGCTATTGTTTGACAataattgatttatatttatgtGCCACAAATTATAATCCACAAATATCAATATCTATGAACCTCAAGATCCTTCCAATTTCATTTTGGCCTGAATGCTAAATAATGTTTCTATTAGGTGAGAGTATGGGAAGTTGGGAAGGAAACACGCAAGCTGGAAGAAGTAATGAAGGAACACATCTCTGCTATCTCTTGCATCAAGATAAAGAAGAATAATCAGGAGTGTGTCACAGCCAGTACTGATGGAACATGCATTATCTGGGATCTTGTGTAAGATCGCTTTTGTATAGAGAAGTATGGCTCAGTTATACTACTGagttaaatttctttttcttcgaATGGATAATTGGATCATAGACAGAGGCCAGACTTGGGTATATTGTGTGACAAAAGCAAACAGTTCCTATGCTTTCATATGTATTAGAAATTTAGACATTAATTATTTCCTTCGTCACAGATCAGTAGTAAATACAAAGTTGCTTTGGATCCTAAGATTGAATCCTGAATGTTTCCATGCAGTTTTCCCAGCATGATAGAGAAGCTGCATGTTTTTGCTGTGTTCCTaaatatttattcaacttcttatATTAGGGTATAGCTATGGCTCTCCAGAGGATTCCCCCCCATCCAAATACTAATCAAGACTAACTCTACTTAGCTTTTAGATTAGTCAAGATATTGATTTTACAGTAGATTAGgaattgtttggggggggggggtttctctttgGCTGAGAGAAAAATAGTAGAGAATCTCCTAAGGTTCAGGTGTTTAGTTAAATGTATTTTCAGAAGCTGAATTTTTCCCCCTAGCCACTTCATGAGACGGCAAATGATACTGGCCAACACTTTATTCAAATGTGTATGCTATCACCCTGATGAACATCAGCTTATCACAAGTGGCACAGATAGAAAGGTAAGAACATGAGACTAaaggattctttctttctttctttctttctttctttctttctctttctttctttctttctttcattcattcttcttcATTCATTCTCTATATTGCTGAAATCTAAGAAACTTTTGGCAGTCTGGAATTTATTGGAATGGGGTGACTATAACAATTTTGAATCAATCACAATAAATCACACGTAGTTGCATGACTCCAATTACTGTAATTAATCACTATAGAAAAGTAATATTCTATTATCTccctttattcaattttattctggcttCTAGGTTGGTTACTGGGAAGTGTTTGATGGATCCCCAATCAGAGAATTAGAAGGCTCCCTTTCTGGTTCTATCAATGGAATGGATATTACAACGGATGGATTGTATTTTGTGACtggtaagttttttttttaatcaatcatttttaatatattttatctcTCCCCTTATTGACAGAGCCTGTCTTTCTCATAGCAAATAGAACATGGAATGCAGgccacccaaaaaaacccccaccattaGCTGATTGGAGAACAAAACTGAAACTTTCTCTACCATATTTTGCTGCTGCTAACTATAGTTCTATGCCTGCTACTAAGCAGGGTAGTGACAGTTTTACATAGTCTTTTTCTTCTTTATACCACAGGAGGTGATGACCATCTAGTAAAAGTGTGGGATTATAATGAAGGTGAAGTGATTTCTGTTGGGATTGGTCATAGCGGCAGCATCACCCGCCTGAAGATCTGTCCTAACAATAAATTAGTTGTGAGTGTGAGTGCTGATGGTGCTATACTTCGTTGGAAATATCCTTACAGTTGTAATCCTTAAAAATATTTGctacttctattttttttaaagatcaccTTTAAATAATTGTTCAACTtggtactgtttttttaaaaggcatcaTTAATTGATTGTTCTGAACTGAATTAGTCTGAAAAAGACACCTGTTATTACCATTGTTTTTATTGGTTTCAATTACTTAACGATACAGCATTTTGATATATATGTACTATGTTGATAATGTATGATGTCTGAAATGTTAGTTATTGTCATGCTCCCTCTTTCATAGTGAATTAGAAGTTGTACAAATCTATTGTGTAAGCATCCTTAAATCTCTTTCATTAAAAAGGCAAAAAGGTTTGGAATCATAAAAGCTTTACATTTGGAACAGCTTTGAATATATATTGATTCAGTTGTGTAGTGCTTCAATGATTGTGAATCCCAGCAGTCTCTGTCCAGAGAGGAATATTTAAAAATTCCTTGTAGTAAAGTTAGATCCTCAGTTCTCCCA
This genomic interval carries:
- the CFAP52 gene encoding cilia- and flagella-associated protein 52 isoform X2, coding for MGFKADIILWDYSKKEMLSRLSLHKGKIEHLAFSPNDLYLISLGGQDDGSLVVWSVQKKEAICGSPASARSAGNPTTLVYSNCKDEMFISAGNGTIRVWELDLPNRKIRPIECQTGQLKRVVACAMMADDDSYFYVGTSTGDILKINTKSTLMSNFGPIKDKHSLGVTALLLLKVGDLVIGTGTGILAICSGSKYKIIKKVQLEGAITSITPRGQGHQFFVGTNESQIYRFSYSDFKNELIATCHNDAINDIIFPYGTSDLFATCSKNDIRVWYTPENKELLRITVPNMTCHAIDFMRDGKSIISAWNDGKIRAFTPETGQLIYVVEHAHSMGVTAVATTSDCKRIISGGGEGQVRVWEVGKETRKLEEVMKEHISAISCIKIKKNNQECVTASTDGTCIIWDLVHFMRRQMILANTLFKCVCYHPDEHQLITSGTDRKVGYWEVFDGSPIRELEGSLSGSINGMDITTDGLYFVTGGDDHLVKVWDYNEGEVISVGIGHSGSITRLKICPNNKLVVSVSADGAILRWKYPYSCNP
- the CFAP52 gene encoding cilia- and flagella-associated protein 52 isoform X3; protein product: MSLVSQFLQVEVMWLLVRSHSWALSLVVWSVQKKEAICGSPASARSAGNPTTLVYSNCKDEMFISAGNGTIRVWELDLPNRKIRPIECQTGQLKRVVACAMMADDDSYFYVGTSTGDILKINTKSTLMSNFGPIKDKHSLGVTALLLLKVGDLVIGTGTGILAICSGSKYKIIKKVQLEGAITSITPRGQGHQFFVGTNESQIYRFSYSDFKNELIATCHNDAINDIIFPYGTSDLFATCSKNDIRVWYTPENKELLRITVPNMTCHAIDFMRDGKSIISAWNDGKIRAFTPETGQLIYVVEHAHSMGVTAVATTSDCKRIISGGGEGQVRVWEVGKETRKLEEVMKEHISAISCIKIKKNNQECVTASTDGTCIIWDLVHFMRRQMILANTLFKCVCYHPDEHQLITSGTDRKVGYWEVFDGSPIRELEGSLSGSINGMDITTDGLYFVTGGDDHLVKVWDYNEGEVISVGIGHSGSITRLKICPNNKLVVSVSADGAILRWKYPYSCNP